The nucleotide window CCAGCAGCACTCGACCATCACGCGTGCGCAAGTGCGTGCCGAACTGGCCCAGTTGCGCGCTGCCGGCTATCAGGGCGATACAGAAACTTCATATCCGGCTGAGATCCAGTCTGCGGAGGCACGTGTTGCCGCGAAACAGGCCCAGGCGGCAGCGTCCGGCTA belongs to Paraburkholderia sp. SOS3 and includes:
- a CDS encoding DUF4148 domain-containing protein, with amino-acid sequence MKIRHALVASLVASVLAVPAAAAFAQQHSTITRAQVRAELAQLRAAGYQGDTETSYPAEIQSAEARVAAKQAQAAASGYGPGTAGTSAAGAGATSK